One window of the Oncorhynchus mykiss isolate Arlee chromosome 5, USDA_OmykA_1.1, whole genome shotgun sequence genome contains the following:
- the LOC110523898 gene encoding disabled homolog 2 isoform X1, which translates to MSTEMESVAPVVPAAPSSTPASTTSPPTTPSTAPAKTPFKKEKKKAPEKTDEYLLSRFQGDGVRYKAKLIGIDYVPEARGDKMSQDSMMKLKGMAIASRSQGKHKQRIWVNISMSGIKIIDEKTGVIEHEHIVNKISFIARDVTDNRAFGYVCGAEGQHQFFAIKTGQQAEPLVIDLKDLFQVIFNVKKSEASQKGGSNNAVVENGGDALLSIDGQAGAAKEVQQLDLFGDMSTPPDIHSPTETSDILLLDLSAEVDSNQNCIKGNPFTSCTPNPWGTPQTENPFSSTFGFFPTPDTDPFGNDPLVQSAPPHSLISAPSTNHNQESSVHFLGRPIRSGVGLTEDSDNFGQRLSGLSNRNMILALSNGQWPLGGVMTEESRVPVQNGLGSVHSPQNPFLDVSGKSALLCNDVMFDPQLPAPVGPSKDGSVVISPPPQSTKAGRGRRSAKSPPANDLFGTDPYAALSQPDCSSASDLFNSPTTTSPIAALGALQLGPPSVTIHGTATSPWGVPAPGPSMFTMPGGVTLHNPQTTFPQPSAFGALPIPPASWGQQAPSPYGAQPVTQAWGQPAPAGPMVAPGWGQPPMANPFQPGPYAMMGGPPQGMPQGPPRPPPRPPIKEAPAKVEPSAFTALDPLGGEKEKKSGKDMFKDFQIAKPPAIPARKGEQAPGAAPSTNGDGAFAQYFSSKVGMLQEVADHDDFEIQSQISAVANDSPKPAPRQAAPMSSAAAPVPGLLDAFAPNPAPGLAPTAATGLNQSLFDDAFGTATPNAFGAPLLAMNTPVAQTTGGSDPFGDPFGNPFA; encoded by the exons ATGTCTACTGAAATGGAGAGCGTTGCACCCGTGGTCCCGGCTGCCCCCTCCAGCACCCCCGCCTCCACAACCAGCCCTCCCACCACACCCTCCACAGCACCAGCCAAGACCCCCtttaagaaagagaagaagaaag CTCCAGAGAAGACTGATGAGTACCTACTGTCAAGGTTCCAGGGTGATGGTGTGCGGTACAAGGCCAAGCTGATCGGCATCGACTATGTTCCAGAGGCCCGAGGGGACAAGATGAGCCAGGACTCCATGATGAAACTCAAG GGCATGGCAATAGCTTCTCGGTCCCAGGGCAAACACAAGCAAAGGATCTGGGTCAACATATCCATGTCAGGCATCAAGATTATTGATGAGAAAACAGGG gtGATAGAACACGAGCACATAGTGAATAAGATCTCATTCATCGCCAGAGACGTAACGGATAACAGGGCCTTCGGCTACGTGTGTGGGGCCGAGGGACAGCACCAGTTCTTCGCCATAAAGACTGGCCAGCAG GCAGAGCCCCTGGTCATTGACCTAAAGGATCTATTCCAGGTCATCTTCAACGTGAAGAAGTCCGAGGCCTCACAGAAG GGTGGGAGTAATAATGCGGTAGTTGAG AATGGTGGTGATGCCTTGCTCAGTATCGATGGCCAGGCTGGCGCTGCCAAA GAGGTGCAACAGCTGGATTTGTTTGGCGATATGTCCACCCCCCCAGACATCCACTCTCCTACA GAGACTAGTGATATTCTATTGCTGGATCTGTCTGCAGAGGTTGACAGCAATCAGAACTGTATAAAGGGAAATCCCTTCACCTCCTGTACACCTAACCCTTGGGGCACCCCCCAGACAGAGAACCCCTTCTCCTCCACGTTTGGCTTCTTTCCAACCCCAGACACGGACCCTTTTGGCAATGACCCCCTTGTCCAATCAGCACCCCCCCATTCTCTGATCTCAGCCCCCTCCACCAATCACAACCAAGAAAGCTCTGTTCACTTCTTGGGTAGGCCAATCAGGAGTGGCGTTGGTCTTACAGAAGACTCTGACAACTTCGGTCAGCGGTTGAGCGGGTTGTCCAATAGGAACATGATCCTGGCTCTCAGTAATGGCCAGTGGCCACTAGGGGGAGTGATGACAGAAGAGAGCAGGGTTCCTGTCCAGAATGGTTTGGGATCTGTGCACTCACCACAGAACCCCTTTCTTGACGTTTCTGGGAAAAGCGCTCTCCTTTGTAATGACGTGATGTTCGATCCACAACTCCCTGCCCCTGTGGGTCCTAGCAAGGATGGTTCGGTTGTGATAAGCCCCCCTCCACAGAGCACTAAGGCTGGACGAGGTCGGAGGAGTGCCAAG TCTCCTCCTGCCAATGACCTGTTTGGGACTGACCCATATGCTGCTCTCAGTCAGCCTGACTGCTCATCTGCCTCTGACCTCTTCAACAGTCCGACCACCACCTCTCCCATAGCAGCTCTGG gagCATTGCAGTTGGGTCCCCCTTCAGTCACCATTCATGGCACAGCCACATCACCGTGGGGAGTCCCAGCACCAGGACCTTCCATGTTCACCATGCCAGGAGGGGTAACACTCCACAACCCCCAGACCACCTTCCCCCAGCCATCTGCCTTCGGTGCCCTTCCTATACCCCCGGCCTCCTGGGGCCAGCAGGCTCCATCCCCGTATGGGGCCCAGCCGGTCACCCAGGCTTGGGGACAGCCTGCTCCTGCAGGGCCCATGGTTGCACCTGGCTGGGGCCAGCCTCCCATGGCTAACCCCTTCCAACCCGGCCCTTATGCCATGATGGGAGGCCCTCCACAGGGTATGCCACAAGGACCACCTCGGCCACCACCCCGGCCCCCAATCAAGGAGGCCCCAGCCAAGGTAGAACCCAGTGCCTTCACGGCTCTGGACCCcctgggaggggagaaggagaagaagagtggGAAGGACATGTTCAAGGACTTCCAGATTGCCAAACCTCCAGCCATCCCAGCCAGGAAGGGGGAGCAGGCTCCTGGAGCCGCCCCCAGCACTAATGGGGATGGCGCATTTGCCCAGTACTTCTCCAGCAAAGTGGGCATGCTCCAGGAGGTTGCGGATCACGACGACTTTGAAATTCAGAGTCAGATTTCAGCGGTTGCCAATG ACTCACCCAAACCGGCCCCACGGCAAGCTGCTCCCATGTCTTCTGCAGCGGCCCCCGTTCCAGGGCTCCTGGATGCCTTTGCCCCAAATCCAGCCCCAGGCCTGGCTCCAACAGCAGCAACCGGTCTCAACCAGAGCCTATTTGATGATGCATTTGGCACTGCAACTCCTAATGCCTTTGGAGCACCCCTCTTAGCAATG AACACTCCTGTTGCCCAGACCACTGGCGGCTCGGATCCCTTCGGAGACCCCTTTGGAAACCCCTTTGCCTAA
- the LOC110523898 gene encoding disabled homolog 2 isoform X2, with amino-acid sequence MSTEMESVAPVVPAAPSSTPASTTSPPTTPSTAPAKTPFKKEKKKAPEKTDEYLLSRFQGDGVRYKAKLIGIDYVPEARGDKMSQDSMMKLKGMAIASRSQGKHKQRIWVNISMSGIKIIDEKTGVIEHEHIVNKISFIARDVTDNRAFGYVCGAEGQHQFFAIKTGQQAEPLVIDLKDLFQVIFNVKKSEASQKGGSNNAVVENGGDALLSIDGQAGAAKEVQQLDLFGDMSTPPDIHSPTSPPANDLFGTDPYAALSQPDCSSASDLFNSPTTTSPIAALGALQLGPPSVTIHGTATSPWGVPAPGPSMFTMPGGVTLHNPQTTFPQPSAFGALPIPPASWGQQAPSPYGAQPVTQAWGQPAPAGPMVAPGWGQPPMANPFQPGPYAMMGGPPQGMPQGPPRPPPRPPIKEAPAKVEPSAFTALDPLGGEKEKKSGKDMFKDFQIAKPPAIPARKGEQAPGAAPSTNGDGAFAQYFSSKVGMLQEVADHDDFEIQSQISAVANDSPKPAPRQAAPMSSAAAPVPGLLDAFAPNPAPGLAPTAATGLNQSLFDDAFGTATPNAFGAPLLAMNTPVAQTTGGSDPFGDPFGNPFA; translated from the exons ATGTCTACTGAAATGGAGAGCGTTGCACCCGTGGTCCCGGCTGCCCCCTCCAGCACCCCCGCCTCCACAACCAGCCCTCCCACCACACCCTCCACAGCACCAGCCAAGACCCCCtttaagaaagagaagaagaaag CTCCAGAGAAGACTGATGAGTACCTACTGTCAAGGTTCCAGGGTGATGGTGTGCGGTACAAGGCCAAGCTGATCGGCATCGACTATGTTCCAGAGGCCCGAGGGGACAAGATGAGCCAGGACTCCATGATGAAACTCAAG GGCATGGCAATAGCTTCTCGGTCCCAGGGCAAACACAAGCAAAGGATCTGGGTCAACATATCCATGTCAGGCATCAAGATTATTGATGAGAAAACAGGG gtGATAGAACACGAGCACATAGTGAATAAGATCTCATTCATCGCCAGAGACGTAACGGATAACAGGGCCTTCGGCTACGTGTGTGGGGCCGAGGGACAGCACCAGTTCTTCGCCATAAAGACTGGCCAGCAG GCAGAGCCCCTGGTCATTGACCTAAAGGATCTATTCCAGGTCATCTTCAACGTGAAGAAGTCCGAGGCCTCACAGAAG GGTGGGAGTAATAATGCGGTAGTTGAG AATGGTGGTGATGCCTTGCTCAGTATCGATGGCCAGGCTGGCGCTGCCAAA GAGGTGCAACAGCTGGATTTGTTTGGCGATATGTCCACCCCCCCAGACATCCACTCTCCTACA TCTCCTCCTGCCAATGACCTGTTTGGGACTGACCCATATGCTGCTCTCAGTCAGCCTGACTGCTCATCTGCCTCTGACCTCTTCAACAGTCCGACCACCACCTCTCCCATAGCAGCTCTGG gagCATTGCAGTTGGGTCCCCCTTCAGTCACCATTCATGGCACAGCCACATCACCGTGGGGAGTCCCAGCACCAGGACCTTCCATGTTCACCATGCCAGGAGGGGTAACACTCCACAACCCCCAGACCACCTTCCCCCAGCCATCTGCCTTCGGTGCCCTTCCTATACCCCCGGCCTCCTGGGGCCAGCAGGCTCCATCCCCGTATGGGGCCCAGCCGGTCACCCAGGCTTGGGGACAGCCTGCTCCTGCAGGGCCCATGGTTGCACCTGGCTGGGGCCAGCCTCCCATGGCTAACCCCTTCCAACCCGGCCCTTATGCCATGATGGGAGGCCCTCCACAGGGTATGCCACAAGGACCACCTCGGCCACCACCCCGGCCCCCAATCAAGGAGGCCCCAGCCAAGGTAGAACCCAGTGCCTTCACGGCTCTGGACCCcctgggaggggagaaggagaagaagagtggGAAGGACATGTTCAAGGACTTCCAGATTGCCAAACCTCCAGCCATCCCAGCCAGGAAGGGGGAGCAGGCTCCTGGAGCCGCCCCCAGCACTAATGGGGATGGCGCATTTGCCCAGTACTTCTCCAGCAAAGTGGGCATGCTCCAGGAGGTTGCGGATCACGACGACTTTGAAATTCAGAGTCAGATTTCAGCGGTTGCCAATG ACTCACCCAAACCGGCCCCACGGCAAGCTGCTCCCATGTCTTCTGCAGCGGCCCCCGTTCCAGGGCTCCTGGATGCCTTTGCCCCAAATCCAGCCCCAGGCCTGGCTCCAACAGCAGCAACCGGTCTCAACCAGAGCCTATTTGATGATGCATTTGGCACTGCAACTCCTAATGCCTTTGGAGCACCCCTCTTAGCAATG AACACTCCTGTTGCCCAGACCACTGGCGGCTCGGATCCCTTCGGAGACCCCTTTGGAAACCCCTTTGCCTAA